A genomic region of Streptomyces rimosus contains the following coding sequences:
- a CDS encoding FAD-dependent monooxygenase gives MKALVIGAGIGGLACAVALRRVGIEVAVYERATQLRAAGSGLSVMSNAVNALATLDIDLDLEKRGQAIASFTVLDHRGRTIRDLPFKEICDKVGAPSVCLGRPALQEALLDAAGDCPLHLGAAATAFETDGTGVTVRFADGRTAHGDLLIGADGFHSAIRAQLVGPEASHDSGYVCWLGIVPFRHPAFPRGSVRHYWGSGQRFGLIDIGHGHAYWWGTKTMPTARSHAWDGTKDEITRAYEGWADEVRAVIEVTPPGDILAVPSRDRTFLERWGQGPVTLLGDAAHPMLTTLGQGAGMAIEDAVVLAHTLAEPGARDDLPLALRTYEDRRRDRTRSMAAASRSMSDLEQADTPELRQARDDYFRLTPRQDLARQNEESLTFPAIPNPEPRLRRDLSPLERWYWIADQTSPLNSVVRSRIHGTLKLSLLRRALDLLQSRHPLLRVAVTSDEDGTAPAFRPVGGRPIPLRHIQVPADDPESDTRWQREIDEHELAEGAAWRTGPLLRAVVISREDVERTEDVHDLLLTSAHCIADGMTGLALLRQWIELAAQLHAGEEPPRTSYRALPSAEDLLPPRHRGQAGAAALTALTERDEEETRRLQPRRVTPSHPVPFHRRRTRMVHRSLTAGQLDLLVSACKQHGATVHGALAAAMVTAVALEAGTREPAHFSIGSPLDFRAELEPAVSYDEAGTYAATLPSRVLYRPGEPLWPMARAISQDLADRRKREEHLSMINLLDRAGPKAPADAGAFMRYLDEQGPINLCLSNLGRYDFPDQAGPWRVSGTQIIASISVTGSIVATATTTHGQLAWNFSHVENIIPAPRAHHIADTSVRTLLSALPTGLGTPEPRD, from the coding sequence GTGAAAGCCCTCGTCATCGGAGCCGGAATCGGCGGACTGGCCTGCGCCGTCGCCCTGCGGCGCGTCGGGATCGAGGTGGCGGTGTACGAGCGCGCCACCCAGCTGCGTGCCGCCGGTTCCGGCCTGTCGGTCATGTCGAATGCCGTCAACGCGCTCGCCACGCTGGACATCGACCTCGACCTGGAAAAGCGCGGCCAGGCCATAGCGTCCTTCACGGTCCTGGACCACCGCGGCCGCACCATCAGGGACCTGCCGTTCAAGGAAATCTGCGACAAGGTCGGCGCGCCCAGTGTCTGCCTGGGCCGTCCGGCCCTCCAGGAGGCGCTGCTGGACGCGGCCGGCGACTGCCCCCTGCACCTGGGCGCCGCCGCGACCGCGTTCGAGACCGACGGGACGGGCGTCACCGTCCGCTTCGCGGACGGGCGCACGGCGCACGGCGACCTCCTCATCGGCGCCGACGGATTCCACTCGGCCATCCGCGCCCAGCTCGTCGGTCCGGAGGCGTCCCACGACAGCGGCTACGTCTGCTGGCTCGGCATCGTCCCCTTCCGCCACCCCGCCTTTCCCCGGGGCAGCGTGCGCCACTACTGGGGCAGCGGGCAGCGCTTCGGCCTCATCGACATCGGCCACGGCCACGCCTACTGGTGGGGCACCAAGACCATGCCCACCGCCCGCTCGCACGCCTGGGACGGCACCAAGGACGAGATCACCCGGGCCTACGAGGGCTGGGCCGACGAGGTACGGGCCGTCATCGAGGTCACCCCGCCGGGAGACATCCTCGCCGTACCCTCCCGCGACCGCACCTTCCTCGAACGCTGGGGGCAGGGCCCCGTCACCCTGCTCGGCGACGCCGCGCACCCCATGCTGACCACCCTCGGCCAAGGGGCCGGCATGGCCATCGAAGACGCCGTGGTCCTGGCCCACACCCTGGCCGAGCCCGGCGCGCGCGACGATCTGCCGCTCGCCCTGCGGACGTACGAGGACCGCCGCCGCGACCGTACCCGGTCCATGGCCGCCGCCTCCCGGTCGATGAGCGACCTCGAACAGGCCGACACGCCCGAACTGCGGCAGGCCCGGGACGACTATTTCCGCCTGACACCCCGCCAGGACCTCGCCCGGCAGAACGAGGAGTCCCTCACTTTCCCCGCCATCCCGAATCCCGAACCACGCCTCAGGCGAGACCTCAGCCCCCTGGAACGCTGGTACTGGATCGCGGACCAGACCTCCCCGCTCAACAGCGTCGTCCGCAGCCGCATCCACGGCACCCTGAAGCTGTCCCTGCTGCGCCGCGCCCTGGACCTTCTCCAGTCCCGGCACCCGCTGCTGCGCGTCGCGGTTACCAGCGACGAGGACGGCACGGCCCCCGCGTTCCGCCCCGTGGGCGGACGGCCCATCCCACTGCGCCACATACAGGTGCCGGCCGACGACCCCGAGTCCGATACGCGCTGGCAACGCGAGATCGACGAGCACGAACTCGCCGAGGGCGCCGCCTGGCGCACGGGGCCGCTGCTGCGAGCCGTCGTCATCAGCCGGGAGGACGTCGAACGCACCGAGGACGTCCACGACCTGCTGCTCACCTCGGCGCACTGCATAGCCGACGGCATGACCGGGCTGGCTCTGCTTAGGCAGTGGATCGAACTCGCCGCCCAGCTGCATGCCGGCGAGGAACCGCCACGCACCTCGTACCGGGCCCTGCCCTCCGCGGAAGACCTGCTCCCGCCCCGTCACCGAGGCCAGGCAGGCGCCGCCGCCCTTACGGCCCTGACCGAGCGCGACGAGGAGGAAACCCGTCGGCTACAGCCACGGCGCGTCACTCCCAGCCACCCGGTCCCGTTCCACCGGCGGCGCACCCGGATGGTGCACAGATCCCTCACCGCCGGCCAACTCGACCTGCTCGTGAGCGCCTGCAAGCAGCACGGCGCCACCGTGCACGGAGCCCTGGCCGCCGCCATGGTCACCGCCGTCGCCCTGGAGGCAGGTACTCGGGAGCCGGCCCACTTCTCGATCGGCTCCCCGCTCGACTTCCGCGCCGAACTGGAGCCCGCCGTCTCCTACGACGAGGCCGGCACCTACGCGGCCACCCTTCCCTCCCGCGTCCTCTACCGGCCCGGCGAGCCCTTGTGGCCCATGGCGCGCGCCATCAGCCAGGACCTCGCGGACCGCCGCAAGCGCGAGGAACACCTTTCCATGATCAACCTGCTGGACCGGGCCGGACCCAAGGCCCCGGCCGACGCCGGTGCGTTCATGCGCTACCTGGACGAGCAGGGCCCCATCAACCTGTGCCTGTCCAACCTCGGCCGCTACGACTTCCCCGACCAGGCGGGCCCTTGGCGCGTCTCCGGCACCCAGATCATCGCAAGCATCTCGGTGACGGGCTCCATCGTGGCGACCGCCACCACCACCCACGGCCAACTCGCCTGGAACTTCAGCCACGTCGAGAACATCATTCCGGCACCGCGCGCCCACCACATCGCCGACACCTCCGTACGCACCTTGCTGTCCGCGCTGCCCACCGGCCTCGGTACGCCCGAGCCCCGCGACTGA
- a CDS encoding amino acid adenylation domain-containing protein: protein MKDRAQNPLHGQSPLTAYQRDIWAASSQAPQSPQFNCVIHERLRGGIDLDALAECIVRALSRHEAFRLRFGERAGTPFQWVAGEGGFGVRRVDLAQEPEPDVACAEWIRRSLAMPLSLTDSGPLVEATLLVESPDVTHLHVKTHHIVADGWALNRLSHEILEDYARATGGDGERTGCHEPASYLAFVEEEAAYRAGAEGDRDRAFHRETLADVAPALFTGTAGGSGRGRHGFVVEGRIVDRVRAAGCSPFAYVAAMFGTWLTRLHRGQEVVLGVPLLNRPEDHHKKIIGQFANTLPLRVPAHGGRTVRELVAETRKAARALQRHERLSLGDVLRELPPSAEGPRRLFDVTLSYLHWSCPALVPGVERQLTLMAPSHDQDALGVMVFAFDGTADMRIELDYALDVFDEDLPIASVAGHLATLLERGVDLLDEPVSAVPMLEPAEHEDLTAVRSHGPTVPYADQATLHGLFEEQAARIPGQTAVLGATGEVLTYAELDERANRVARALREEGVGPGDRVAVMMERGPQLLVALLGTLKSGGAYVPVDPGYPSERVRFLLDDSRAKVVIVDGPGPGRNPAAGGADGAKVRHVDELLQAGGAPLPPLAGARDLAYVIYTSGSTGRPKGVMVEHHSVVNRLAWMQRRYPLGDGDVLLQKTPVSFDVSVWELFWWAVEGATVALLPPGGQQDPREILRAVRDQRVSVVHFVPSMLGPFLDLLQEQPDARAGLGSLRYVFCSGEALPPERVEQFNRVFGIPGAQGRVRLVNLYGPTEATVDVSYYECPDDPAQSVTRVPIGRPIDNTRLYVLGPGDLPQPVGVAGELCIGGVQVARGYLNRPELTAEKFVGDPFVPGGRLYRTGDLARWLADGTLEYLGRIDGQVKVRGNRVEPGEVAGALRGLPGIRDAIVVDRTTAARGTHLVGYYVADAALDPAHLRELLGQQLPAFMVPAFFVRIDAVPLTPNGKADRRALPPPQEAAEPVTGLPPRDRTEAALAEIWAGVLGHDAVGVHDDYFTLGGDSILMLKVRAQAEARGLRFSLTDLIRNPTVAALAPRVESLAAPGGDSAPAPFALVSGVDRARLEGAEDAWPLTRLQLGLLYHSRRRERSATYKDVFQYTLELPWDEAAFRRSFDKLVARHPVLRSAFDLAGFSEPLQVVRPQAPGGLDIVDLRPLDGAAADAEIRAHIEQRRHHAYAVDRAPLYLFRAHVRPGAVELVLSFHHALLDGGSVANLLQELLQDYAHGLGLGIGPVDGTVPPSAASYVREELAALESAQARQYWKEKLAGCELLQIEPFGTHLPGTGRGPVTHRADLPDELLAQVRTFAAEQGLPVKSVLFAAHCLTLAMFAGTHDVTTGLITHGRPELAHAERTAGLFLNTVPLRLDVAQPRWLDVAREAFRQEQDGHPHRRYPLSAVQEDHGGPVLDTAFNYVHFHQLSEVLALPEIRLRTFRTWEESEFRFLVNAFTEPDSGSVWLRIDCGSDGATAEQARLFADGYQKILRRMVEEPHTEPDVAFLAPRPVRARATPRPTVVDSFLRQAARTPDATALAMGEERWSYARLAETAGRVARRLGALGASPQARIGIAMDRSPQTIAVVLGVLRAGCAVVPLDVGYPAPRLAMMLEEARPFRVIAHAAHAHLVDDPSLLLPAESITEPTAGAATEPAAEIPADSTAYVLFTSGSTGRPKGVAMPHRSLAGLVAWQTRAASGAVGGATLQYAPLSFDVSFQEIFSTLCSGGTLHLVGDAERRDMPQLLRLIDREGIERVFLPYVALQHLAETAQALDLTPRALRVLVSAGEQLRVTPEIRRLCSALPGAVLDNQYGPTETHVATAFTMTGDPAAFPALPPIGHPIDGAEAHVLDERMRPVPVGVRGTIHLGGTCLADGYEGRPDLTKERFVRHPFADEGHLLYDTGDLGMVLPDGTLVYAGRADTQVKVRGHRVEPAEVELALTALAGQYPNLRDAAVVARHHANGECLLTAFLVGEGTSADLTGIRERLRTTLPEHLVPSHLRWVTHLPLTPSGKRDDAALRSLPLTPTAETDGAAPQDPYERAVAEMLADLLQLPAVGVHDSLFDLGGTSLTVMRLVVQIEQRYAVHIPLSQFIATPTAAGLAARLRAGGAVAAFDPLVPIRPQGTRPPLFMVHPMGGNVLCYVPFARHLPDDQPLYALQAAGADPGTTPLRTVEEIAASYIAALRTVQPHGPYAIGGWSFGGFVAFEIARQLRAAGEDVARLVLLDTTALTQGERHRHDDDALLGWFFWELLWLERGGDSSMQRFPEELVSPEEKFDFIARVAAEEGVVPAGSSGAVIRRLFRLYQANWQATLNYRPEAGDLGLTLVRAAEPLPKVLAAMHSAAGSRHEDPTNGWSDMTDGPLEVVSVPGDHLTIMEEPYVQHVAKTVADLIGPGPAGSDGER from the coding sequence GTGAAAGACCGTGCGCAGAACCCGCTGCATGGGCAGAGCCCGCTGACGGCGTACCAACGCGATATCTGGGCCGCCAGTTCTCAGGCTCCGCAATCGCCGCAGTTCAACTGCGTCATTCACGAACGATTACGGGGCGGGATCGATCTCGATGCACTCGCCGAGTGCATCGTGCGTGCGCTGTCTCGCCACGAGGCGTTCCGGCTGCGGTTCGGTGAAAGGGCGGGGACGCCCTTTCAGTGGGTGGCGGGGGAGGGCGGCTTCGGGGTCCGCAGGGTGGACCTCGCGCAGGAGCCCGAACCGGACGTCGCGTGCGCCGAGTGGATCCGGCGCTCGTTGGCGATGCCGCTGTCGCTCACGGACAGCGGCCCCCTGGTCGAAGCCACGCTGCTGGTGGAGAGCCCGGACGTCACGCATCTGCATGTCAAGACGCACCACATCGTCGCCGACGGCTGGGCCCTCAACCGGCTGAGCCACGAGATCCTCGAGGACTACGCGCGGGCCACGGGTGGCGACGGGGAGCGCACGGGGTGTCACGAGCCTGCCTCCTACCTTGCGTTCGTCGAGGAGGAAGCCGCCTACCGTGCCGGTGCCGAAGGTGATCGCGACCGTGCCTTCCACCGGGAAACCCTCGCCGACGTGGCGCCCGCGCTCTTCACGGGCACGGCCGGCGGGAGCGGGCGCGGCCGTCATGGGTTCGTCGTCGAGGGCCGTATCGTCGACCGGGTCCGTGCCGCCGGCTGCTCGCCGTTCGCGTACGTCGCGGCCATGTTCGGTACCTGGCTGACGCGACTGCACCGTGGCCAGGAAGTGGTGCTGGGCGTCCCGTTACTCAACCGGCCCGAAGACCACCACAAGAAGATCATCGGTCAGTTCGCCAACACGCTGCCGCTGCGGGTCCCGGCACACGGCGGGCGCACGGTACGGGAACTGGTCGCCGAGACCCGGAAGGCGGCCCGTGCGCTGCAGCGCCATGAACGGCTCTCGCTGGGCGACGTCCTGAGGGAACTGCCCCCGTCGGCCGAGGGCCCCCGCCGGCTCTTCGACGTGACGCTCTCCTACCTGCACTGGTCGTGTCCGGCGCTGGTACCGGGCGTCGAACGGCAGCTCACCCTGATGGCTCCCTCGCACGATCAGGACGCCCTGGGCGTCATGGTCTTCGCCTTCGACGGCACGGCCGACATGCGCATCGAGCTGGACTACGCCCTCGATGTCTTCGACGAGGACCTGCCCATCGCCTCGGTCGCCGGCCACCTCGCGACGCTCCTGGAGCGCGGCGTGGACCTGCTGGACGAGCCCGTGTCGGCCGTCCCGATGCTGGAACCCGCCGAACACGAGGACCTCACCGCGGTGCGCAGCCACGGTCCGACAGTGCCGTACGCGGACCAGGCCACGCTGCACGGCCTGTTCGAGGAGCAGGCCGCCCGCATCCCGGGGCAGACTGCCGTCCTTGGTGCCACTGGCGAAGTGCTGACCTACGCCGAACTGGACGAGCGGGCCAACCGGGTCGCCCGGGCCCTGCGCGAGGAGGGCGTCGGCCCCGGCGACCGGGTCGCGGTGATGATGGAGCGGGGGCCCCAGCTGCTCGTGGCGCTCCTGGGCACGCTGAAGTCAGGGGGCGCCTACGTACCGGTGGATCCCGGCTATCCGTCCGAACGCGTGCGGTTCCTGCTGGACGACAGCCGCGCCAAGGTGGTGATCGTGGACGGCCCCGGCCCCGGCCGTAACCCCGCCGCCGGTGGGGCCGACGGGGCGAAGGTGCGGCATGTCGATGAGCTGCTGCAGGCCGGCGGTGCCCCCCTTCCGCCGCTGGCCGGCGCCCGCGATCTGGCCTATGTCATCTACACCTCCGGCTCGACCGGCCGGCCCAAGGGTGTGATGGTCGAGCACCACAGTGTCGTCAACCGCCTCGCCTGGATGCAGCGCCGCTATCCGCTGGGCGACGGTGACGTCCTGTTGCAGAAGACGCCGGTGTCCTTCGACGTCTCGGTGTGGGAATTGTTCTGGTGGGCCGTCGAGGGCGCGACGGTGGCCCTGCTGCCGCCCGGCGGCCAGCAGGATCCGCGCGAGATCCTGCGGGCGGTCCGTGACCAGCGGGTCAGCGTCGTGCACTTCGTGCCCTCGATGCTCGGTCCGTTCCTCGACCTGCTCCAGGAACAGCCAGACGCCCGCGCGGGCCTGGGCTCCTTGCGGTACGTCTTCTGCAGCGGCGAGGCCCTGCCGCCGGAGCGGGTCGAGCAGTTCAACCGCGTCTTCGGCATACCCGGTGCGCAGGGCCGGGTACGGCTGGTCAACCTGTACGGGCCGACCGAGGCGACGGTCGATGTCTCGTATTACGAGTGTCCGGACGATCCGGCTCAAAGCGTCACACGGGTCCCCATCGGCCGGCCGATCGACAACACCCGGCTGTACGTCCTGGGCCCCGGTGATCTGCCCCAGCCGGTGGGTGTCGCCGGTGAGCTGTGTATCGGCGGCGTTCAGGTCGCCCGGGGCTACCTGAATCGTCCGGAGCTGACCGCCGAGAAATTCGTCGGCGACCCGTTCGTCCCGGGCGGGCGCCTGTACCGTACCGGCGACCTCGCACGGTGGCTGGCCGACGGCACCCTGGAGTACCTCGGGCGGATCGACGGCCAGGTCAAGGTCCGGGGCAACCGGGTGGAGCCGGGCGAGGTGGCCGGCGCCCTGCGCGGCCTGCCCGGTATCCGCGACGCCATCGTCGTGGACCGCACCACCGCCGCCCGCGGCACCCACCTCGTGGGCTATTACGTCGCCGATGCCGCCCTGGACCCCGCTCACCTGCGCGAACTGCTCGGACAACAGCTGCCGGCGTTCATGGTCCCAGCCTTCTTCGTGCGGATCGACGCCGTTCCGCTGACCCCGAACGGCAAGGCCGACCGCCGCGCGCTGCCCCCGCCCCAGGAAGCCGCGGAGCCGGTCACCGGCCTGCCGCCGCGCGACCGTACCGAGGCCGCCCTGGCCGAGATCTGGGCCGGGGTGCTCGGCCACGACGCCGTCGGCGTCCACGACGACTACTTCACGCTCGGCGGCGACTCGATCCTCATGCTCAAGGTGCGCGCCCAGGCCGAGGCACGGGGCCTGCGCTTCTCCCTGACCGACCTGATCCGCAACCCGACGGTGGCGGCTCTGGCCCCGCGCGTCGAGAGCCTGGCAGCGCCCGGCGGCGATTCCGCTCCCGCCCCGTTCGCCCTCGTGTCCGGCGTGGACCGGGCCCGTCTGGAAGGCGCCGAGGACGCCTGGCCGCTCACCCGGCTCCAGCTCGGCCTGCTCTACCACAGCCGCAGGCGCGAGAGGTCCGCCACGTACAAGGACGTCTTCCAGTACACCCTCGAACTCCCCTGGGACGAGGCAGCGTTCCGCCGGTCGTTCGACAAGCTGGTGGCGCGTCATCCGGTGCTGCGTTCCGCCTTCGACCTGGCGGGTTTCTCCGAGCCGTTGCAGGTCGTCCGTCCGCAGGCGCCCGGCGGCCTGGACATCGTCGATCTGCGTCCGCTCGACGGTGCCGCGGCCGACGCCGAGATCCGCGCGCACATCGAACAGCGCCGTCACCATGCCTACGCCGTCGACCGGGCGCCGCTGTACCTCTTCCGGGCGCACGTGCGGCCGGGGGCCGTCGAGCTGGTCCTCAGTTTCCACCACGCGCTGCTCGACGGCGGCAGCGTGGCCAACCTCCTCCAGGAACTCCTCCAGGACTACGCGCACGGGCTGGGGCTGGGTATCGGCCCCGTCGACGGCACCGTCCCGCCCTCGGCGGCGTCCTACGTACGCGAGGAACTGGCCGCCCTGGAATCCGCGCAGGCGCGGCAGTACTGGAAGGAGAAGCTGGCCGGCTGCGAGCTGCTGCAGATCGAACCGTTCGGGACCCACCTGCCCGGCACCGGCCGGGGACCGGTCACGCACCGCGCCGACCTGCCCGACGAGCTTCTCGCCCAGGTGCGCACGTTCGCCGCCGAGCAGGGTCTGCCCGTCAAGTCCGTGCTCTTCGCGGCGCACTGCCTGACGCTGGCCATGTTCGCCGGTACCCACGATGTCACCACCGGGCTGATCACCCACGGACGGCCCGAGCTCGCCCACGCCGAACGCACCGCCGGACTCTTCCTGAACACCGTGCCCCTGCGCCTGGACGTCGCGCAGCCCCGATGGCTGGACGTGGCGCGCGAGGCTTTCCGGCAGGAACAGGACGGCCACCCCCACCGGCGCTACCCGCTGAGCGCCGTCCAGGAGGACCACGGCGGCCCGGTTCTGGACACCGCCTTCAACTACGTGCACTTCCACCAGCTGTCCGAGGTCCTCGCGCTGCCGGAGATACGGCTGCGCACCTTCCGTACCTGGGAGGAGAGCGAATTCCGGTTCCTGGTCAACGCGTTCACCGAACCGGACAGCGGCAGCGTGTGGCTGCGGATCGACTGCGGCAGCGACGGGGCCACCGCGGAGCAGGCCCGTCTGTTCGCCGACGGCTACCAGAAGATTCTGCGCCGGATGGTGGAGGAACCGCACACGGAGCCCGATGTCGCCTTCCTCGCCCCCCGGCCGGTCCGCGCCAGGGCCACACCCCGGCCCACCGTCGTCGACAGCTTCCTGCGCCAGGCGGCCCGCACCCCGGACGCGACCGCCCTGGCGATGGGGGAGGAGCGGTGGAGTTACGCGCGGCTGGCCGAGACGGCCGGCCGGGTGGCCCGGCGGCTGGGCGCGCTCGGCGCTTCGCCCCAGGCCCGGATCGGGATCGCCATGGACCGCTCACCGCAGACCATCGCCGTGGTCCTGGGCGTTCTGCGGGCCGGGTGCGCCGTGGTGCCGCTGGACGTCGGCTACCCCGCCCCGCGGCTGGCCATGATGCTGGAAGAGGCCCGGCCCTTCCGCGTCATCGCCCATGCCGCCCACGCCCACCTCGTCGACGATCCGTCGCTGCTGCTGCCCGCCGAGTCGATCACCGAACCGACCGCAGGAGCCGCCACGGAGCCCGCAGCCGAGATCCCCGCCGACAGCACCGCCTACGTCCTGTTCACCTCCGGCTCCACCGGACGCCCCAAGGGCGTGGCCATGCCGCACCGCTCCCTGGCCGGCCTGGTCGCCTGGCAGACCCGGGCCGCCAGCGGTGCGGTGGGCGGCGCCACCCTCCAGTACGCGCCGCTGAGCTTCGACGTCTCCTTCCAAGAGATCTTCTCCACGCTGTGCTCCGGCGGCACGCTGCACCTGGTGGGCGACGCCGAGCGGCGCGACATGCCCCAGCTGCTGCGACTGATCGACCGCGAGGGCATCGAGCGGGTCTTCCTGCCCTACGTGGCCCTGCAGCACCTGGCCGAGACCGCCCAGGCACTCGACCTCACCCCCCGTGCACTGCGGGTGCTGGTCTCCGCCGGCGAACAACTGCGCGTCACCCCGGAGATCCGCAGGCTGTGCTCCGCACTGCCGGGCGCCGTCCTGGACAACCAGTACGGGCCGACCGAGACCCACGTCGCCACCGCCTTCACCATGACCGGCGACCCGGCCGCCTTCCCCGCACTGCCCCCGATCGGACACCCCATCGACGGCGCCGAGGCGCACGTGCTGGACGAGCGGATGCGCCCGGTGCCCGTCGGCGTGCGCGGCACCATCCACCTCGGCGGCACCTGCCTGGCCGACGGCTACGAAGGCCGCCCCGACCTCACCAAGGAACGCTTCGTCCGGCACCCCTTCGCAGACGAGGGCCACCTGCTCTACGACACCGGCGACCTCGGGATGGTGCTGCCCGACGGGACGCTGGTGTACGCCGGGCGGGCCGACACCCAGGTCAAGGTACGCGGCCACCGCGTCGAACCGGCCGAGGTGGAACTGGCCCTGACCGCTCTCGCCGGGCAGTACCCGAACCTGCGCGACGCCGCGGTCGTGGCCCGCCACCACGCGAACGGCGAGTGCCTCCTTACGGCCTTCCTCGTCGGCGAGGGCACCAGCGCGGACCTGACCGGCATCCGCGAACGGCTGCGTACCACGCTGCCCGAGCACCTGGTGCCCTCCCACCTGCGATGGGTGACCCACCTGCCCCTGACCCCCAGCGGCAAGCGGGACGACGCCGCCCTGCGCTCCCTGCCGCTCACCCCCACCGCCGAAACCGACGGCGCAGCCCCGCAGGATCCTTACGAACGCGCGGTGGCCGAGATGCTGGCGGACCTGCTGCAACTGCCCGCCGTCGGCGTGCACGACAGCCTCTTCGACCTGGGCGGCACCTCGCTGACCGTGATGCGGTTGGTGGTGCAGATCGAGCAGCGTTACGCCGTGCATATCCCGTTGTCGCAGTTCATCGCGACCCCCACCGCGGCTGGGCTTGCGGCGCGGTTGCGTGCGGGTGGCGCGGTCGCGGCCTTCGACCCGTTGGTGCCGATCCGCCCGCAGGGCACCCGCCCGCCGCTGTTCATGGTGCACCCCATGGGCGGCAACGTGCTGTGCTATGTGCCCTTCGCCCGGCACCTTCCCGACGACCAGCCGCTGTACGCGCTCCAGGCGGCCGGTGCCGATCCCGGTACCACGCCGCTGCGTACCGTCGAGGAGATCGCGGCCAGTTACATCGCCGCGCTGCGTACGGTGCAGCCGCACGGCCCGTACGCCATCGGCGGGTGGTCCTTCGGCGGTTTCGTCGCCTTCGAGATCGCACGCCAGTTGCGGGCGGCCGGGGAGGACGTGGCCCGCCTGGTGCTCCTGGACACCACCGCGCTGACCCAGGGAGAGCGTCACCGGCACGACGACGACGCTCTGCTGGGGTGGTTCTTCTGGGAGCTGCTGTGGCTGGAGCGCGGTGGCGATTCCTCGATGCAGCGCTTTCCGGAGGAACTGGTCTCGCCGGAGGAGAAGTTCGACTTCATCGCCCGTGTCGCGGCCGAGGAGGGCGTTGTGCCGGCCGGCAGTTCGGGCGCCGTCATACGCCGGCTCTTCCGTCTCTATCAGGCGAACTGGCAGGCGACGCTCAACTACCGGCCCGAAGCCGGGGACCTGGGACTGACCCTGGTCCGTGCCGCCGAGCCGCTGCCAAAGGTCCTGGCCGCGATGCACAGCGCGGCCGGAAGCCGCCACGAGGACCCCACCAACGGCTGGAGCGATATGACCGACGGCCCCCTTGAGGTGGTCAGCGTTCCCGGCGACCACCTCACGATCATGGAAGAACCGTACGTGCAACACGTGGCCAAGACGGTCGCGGACCTGATCGGGCCCGGACCGGCCGGATCTGACGGGGAGCGCTGA
- a CDS encoding SDR family oxidoreductase, whose protein sequence is MNRRPKPLPPAGRAVVITGASTGLGKECALRLEERGFRVFATVRERQDGEKLRAEASSARLQPVLMDVTDEKSIQAAAAEVARSVDEQGVWAVVNNAGSCVAAPLECVPPEGLRRQLDINVVGSLAVTQAFLPQLRRTRGRVVNISSGVGSVAIPYLGAYATGQFAKEAMSDALRRELRPFGISVSVVRPGAIATPIWDKVRETGEDILNQAPDAMADLYRAPFEQFLQMNEQRAQSSGTQPQDVARTVFRVLTTPRPRTRYSVGPDARTAGVLSRLLPDTALDRGLGTVTKNRR, encoded by the coding sequence TTGAACCGCCGGCCCAAGCCCCTGCCCCCGGCCGGACGCGCCGTCGTCATCACCGGCGCCTCCACCGGACTCGGCAAGGAGTGCGCCCTGCGGCTGGAAGAACGCGGCTTCCGCGTCTTCGCCACGGTGCGCGAGAGGCAGGACGGTGAAAAACTGCGCGCCGAGGCATCCTCCGCACGGCTGCAGCCGGTACTCATGGACGTGACCGACGAGAAGTCGATCCAGGCGGCGGCGGCCGAAGTCGCCCGGTCCGTGGACGAGCAGGGCGTATGGGCCGTGGTGAACAACGCCGGTTCCTGCGTCGCGGCCCCTCTGGAATGCGTGCCGCCCGAAGGGCTGCGGCGGCAGCTGGACATCAACGTCGTCGGCTCGCTCGCCGTCACCCAGGCGTTCCTGCCCCAGCTGCGGCGCACCCGCGGACGCGTGGTCAACATCTCCTCCGGTGTGGGCAGTGTGGCCATTCCCTACCTCGGCGCCTACGCGACGGGACAGTTCGCCAAAGAGGCCATGAGCGACGCGCTCCGCCGCGAGCTGCGCCCCTTCGGCATCTCGGTCTCCGTCGTCAGGCCGGGCGCGATCGCGACCCCCATCTGGGACAAGGTCCGGGAAACCGGCGAAGACATCTTGAACCAGGCCCCCGACGCCATGGCCGACCTCTACCGAGCCCCCTTCGAACAATTCCTGCAAATGAACGAACAACGCGCACAGTCAAGCGGCACACAGCCGCAGGACGTCGCCCGCACGGTCTTCCGCGTACTGACCACCCCGCGCCCCCGGACCCGCTACAGCGTCGGCCCCGACGCCCGGACAGCCGGCGTCCTGTCCCGGCTGCTGCCGGACACCGCCCTGGACCGTGGCCTCGGCACCGTCACCAAGAACCGCCGGTAG